The Apium graveolens cultivar Ventura chromosome 11, ASM990537v1, whole genome shotgun sequence genome has a window encoding:
- the LOC141696890 gene encoding protein STABILIZED1 gives MVFIKLFNQQTLSLNLNPNSTSLQTLIQTIESKTTLPASLQRIFLSSRRLIIDEFNATESIQSLGVNRDSTLVLHVPLFGGMQAPVTNAPKARLELLNAKPPANYVAGLGRGATGFTTRSDIGPARAAPDLPAGGVGGPVVGPVGAGRGRGKGGEAEEEEGEEEEKGYDENQKFDEFEGNDVGLFASAEYDEDDKEADAVWEEIDNKMDLRRKDRREARLKQEIEKYRASNPKITEQFADLKRKLHDLSTEEWDSIPEIGDYSSRNKKKRFESFVPVPDTLLEKARQEKEHVTALDPKSRAAGGMETPWAQTTDLTAVGEGRETVLSLKLDKLSDSVSGLTVVDPKGYLTDLKSMKITSDAEISDIKKARLLLKSVIQTNPKHPPGWIAAARLEEVAGKIVVARQLMSKGCEECPKSEDVWLEACRLSNPIEAKAVIAKGVKAIPNSVKLWMQAARLEQDEESKSRVLRKGLEQIPDSVRLWKAVVELASEENARVLLHRAVECCPLHVELWLALARLETYDSAKKVLNKAREKLPKEPAIWITAAKLEEANGNTAMVGKIIERGIRALQREGLGIDREAWMKEAEAAERAGSVVTCNAIISNTIGIGVEEEDRKRTWVADAEECKKRGSIETARAIYAHALTVFLTKKSIWIKAAQLEKSHGTRESLDALLRKAVTYRPQAEVLWLMGAKEKWLAGDVPSARSILREAYAAIPNSEEIWLAAFKLEFENLEFERARMLLAKARGETKVTERVWMKSAIVERELGNISEERRLLDEGLKYFPTFFKLWLMLGQLEERLDRLDQAKEVYESGLKRCPNCIPLWLSLANLEEKMNGLSKARAVLTMARKKNPQSPELWLAAVQAESRHGNKKESEILMAKALQECPNSGILWAASIEMVPRPQRKTKSSDALKKCDHDPHVIAAVAKLFWHDRKVEKARTWLNRAVTLAPDIGDFWALYYKFELQHGNEESQKDVLKRCIAAEPKHGEKWQAISKAVENSHQPTEVILKKVVVALGKEKGPEDNKS, from the coding sequence ATGGTATTCATAAAGCTATTCAATCAACAAACCCTATCCCTAAATCTAAACCCTAATTCCACATCTCTCCAAACCCTAATTCAAACTATTGAATCCAAAACTACTCTCCCCGCTTCTCTCCAACGCATCTTTCTCTCATCTCGTCGATTAATTATCGATGAATTCAATGCAACTGAGTCGATTCAGTCACTCGGTGTGAATCGTGACTCGACTCTCGTTTTACATGTTCCGTTATTTGGTGGTATGCAAGCTCCTGTTACTAATGCGCCTAAGGCTAGATTAGAGCTTCTTAATGCTAAGCCTCCGGCTAATTATGTGGCCGGTTTGGGTCGTGGTGCTACGGGCTTTACGACTCGATCTGATATTGGGCCTGCTCGTGCTGCGCCTGATTTGCCGGCTGGGGGTGTTGGAGGGCCTGTTGTTGGGCCTGTTGGGGCTGGGAGAGGGAGAGGGAAAGGAGGTGAGGCGGAGGAGGAGGAAGGGGAGGAGGAGGAGAAGGGGTACGATGAGAACCAGAAGTTTGATGAGTTTGAGGGGAATGATGTTGGGTTGTTTGCGTCTGCGGAGTATGATGAGGATGATAAGGAGGCGGATGCCGTTTGGGAGGAGATTGATAATAAGATGGATTTGAGGAGAAAGGATAGGAGGGAGGCCAGGTTGAAGCAGGAGATTGAGAAGTATAGGGCGTCTAATCCCAAGATTACGGAGCAGTTTGCGGATTTGAAGAGGAAGTTGCATGATTTGTCGACGGAGGAGTGGGATAGTATTCCGGAAATTGGGGATTATTCGTCGAGGAATAAGAAGAAGAGGTTTGAGAGTTTTGTTCCGGTTCCGGATACGTTGCTTGAGAAGGCGAGGCAAGAGAAGGAACATGTTACGGCGTTGGATCCGAAGAGTAGAGCGGCTGGTGGGATGGAGACGCCATGGGCGCAGACAACGGATTTGACTGCTGTTGGTGAGGGGAGAGAGACTGTGCTTTCGTTGAAGTTGGATAAGTTGTCGGATTCTGTTTCGGGGTTGACTGTTGTTGATCCTAAGGGTTATTTGACGGATTTAAAGAGTATGAAGATAACTAGTGATGCGGAGATTTCGGATATTAAGAAGGCTAGGTTGTTGCTTAAGTCAGTTATTCAAACAAATCCAAAGCATCCGCCTGGTTGGATTGCGGCTGCAAGGTTGGAGGAGGTTGCTGGTAAGATTGTGGTGGCTAGGCAGTTGATGAGTAAAGGTTGTGAGGAGTGTCCCAAGAGCGAGGATGTTTGGTTGGAGGCGTGTCGGTTGTCAAATCCGATTGAAGCCAAGGCTGTGATAGCAAAGGGGGTCAAGGCAATTCCTAATTCAGTGAAGTTGTGGATGCAGGCAGCCAGGTTGGAGCAGGACGAGGAAAGTAAAAGTAGGGTTTTGAGGAAAGGGCTAGAACAGATTCCTGATTCCGTCAGGCTCTGGAAGGCGGTTGTGGAACTTGCCAGTGAAGAAAATGCTAGGGTTTTGCTACATAGGGCTGTGGAATGCTGTCCTTTGCATGTGGAGTTGTGGCTTGCTCTTGCGAGGTTGGAAACTTATGATAGTGCtaagaaggttctgaataaagCAAGGGAGAAGCTTCCTAAGGAGCCAGCGATATGGATCACCGCTGCTAAGCTGGAAGAGGCTAATGGTAACACTGCCATGGTTGGGAAGATTATAGAAAGGGGTATCAGGGCTTTGCAAAGAGAAGGACTAGGGATTGACAGGGAAGCCTGGATGAAGGAGGCTGAGGCTGCTGAGCGAGCAGGTTCGGTGGTTACTTGTAATGCTATAATTAGTAATACTATTGGTATTGGAGTGGAGGAGGAAGATCGAAAAAGAACATGGGTTGCTGATGCCGAGGAATGCAAGAAAAGAGGTTCAATTGAGACAGCAAGAGCTATATATGCTCATGCACTTACTGTCTTTTTAACCAAAAAGAGCATCTGGATAAAAGCTGCTCAACTTGAAAAGAGTCACGGGACAAGAGAATCTCTTGATGCCTTGCTTCGTAAGGCGGTTACTTACCGGCCACAGGCTGAAGTACTATGGTTAATGGGTGCAAAAGAGAAGTGGCTTGCTGGTGATGTGCCTTCTGCTAGATCAATTCTTCGGGAAGCATATGCAGCCATCCCAAATTCAGAGGAAATCTGGCTTGCTGCTTTTAAGCTGGAATTTGAAAACTTGGAGTTTGAAAGAGCTAGAATGCTTCTTGCTAAGGCACGAGGAGAGACGAAAGTCACAGAACGTGTGTGGATGAAATCTGCCATAGTTGAGAGGGAGTTGGGAAACATATCTGAAGAAAGAAGGTTACTTGATGAAGGGCTGAAATATTTCCCTACATTTTTTAAACTGTGGCTGATGCTTGGACAGCTAGAAGAGCGACTTGATCGTTTGGATCAAGCTAAGGAAGTGTATGAGTCAGGTTTAAAGAGATGTCCGAATTGTATTCCACTATGGCTTTCACTAGCAAACCTTGAAGAGAAAATGAATGGATTGAGCAAAGCTAGGGCTGTTCTCACCATGGCAAGGAAGAAGAATCCTCAGAGCCCTGAACTTTGGCTCGCGGCCGTGCAAGCTGAATCCAGGCATGGCAATAAGAAGGAATCTGAGATTCTGATGGCAAAGGCTTTGCAGGAGTGTCCTAACAGTGGCATTCTATGGGCTGCTTCAATCGAGATGGTTCCACGTCCTCAACGAAAAACCAAGAGCTCAGATGCTCTCAAGAAATGTGACCATGACCCTCATGTTATAGCTGCTGTTGCTAAGCTGTTTTGGCATGACAGAAAGGTAGAGAAGGCCAGGACTTGGCTTAACAGGGCAGTAACGCTTGCACCAGATATTGGGGATTTCTGGGCTTTGTATTATAAATTTGAATTACAGCATGGCAACGAAGAAAGCCAGAAGGATGTTTTGAAAAGATGCATTGCTGCAGAACCAAAACATGGGGAGAAGTGGCAAGCAATATCAAAGGCGGTAGAAAATTCCCATCAGCCAACAGAAGTCATATTGAAGAAAGTAGTAGTTGCACTTGGGAAGGAAAAGGGTCCTGAAGATAACAAAAGCTAA
- the LOC141696891 gene encoding protochlorophyllide reductase-like, which produces MALQAAATLLPSAAITIHKEGKSSLTETSFFGVSKSDIYKADFNPLFLNNQGFNRRLQIGPIKAQTTATTPAVSSPQGKKTLRKGNVIITGASSGLGLATAKALAETGKWNVIMACRNFLKAERAAKSVGIPKENYSIMHLDLSSLESVRQFADSFKRSGRPLDALVCNAAIYLPTAKEPTFTAEGFELSVGTNHLGHFLLSRLLLDDMQKSDYPYKRFIIVGSITGNTNTLAGNVPPKANLGDLRGLAGGLNALNNSAMIDGGEFDGAKAYKDSKVCNMLTMQEFHKRFHEETGITFASLYPGCIATTGLFREHIPLFRLLFPPFQKYITKGYVSEEEAGKRLAQVVSDPSLSKSGVYWSWNTNSASFENQLSEEASDAEKARKLWEISEKLVGLA; this is translated from the exons ATGGCACTCCAAGCAGCAGCTACTTTACTTCCATCTGCAGCTATCACCATTCACAAAGAG GGTAAATCTTCTCTAACGGAGACAAGTTTCTTTGGAGTTTCCAAGTCAGACATTTACAAAGCTGACTTCAATCCTCTTTTCTTGAATAACCAG GGGTTCAATAGAAGACTCCAAATTGGACCTATTAAAGCCCAAACCACTGCTACAACTCCAGCAGTCTCTTCACCACAAGGAAAGAAAACTCTAAGGAAAGGCAATGTTATAATCACTGGAGCGTCCTCTGGCTTAGGACTAGCTACAGCAAAGGCACTAGCTGAAACAGGGAAATGGAATGTAATTATGGCATGCAGGAATTTTCTCAAGGCTGAGAGAGCTGCAAAATCAGTTGGCATTCCTAAAGAAAACTATTCAATTATGCACCTTGATCTTTCTTCTCTTGAAAGTGTTCGCCAGTTTGCAGATTCCTTCAAACGCTCAGGAAGACCTCTTGATGCATTGGTATGCAATGCAGCAATTTACTTGCCCACAGCAAAGGAACCAACTTTTACCGCTGAGGGATTTGAACTTAGTGTTGGGACAAATCATCTTGGACATTTCCTCCTCTCGCGCCTGTTGCTGGATGACATGCAAAAATCAGACTATCCATACAAACGCTTCATCATTGTTGGCTCCATCACAG GAAACACAAACACCTTGGCCGGTAATGTGCCTCCGAAGGCAAACCTCGGGGATCTAAGGGGACTAGCAGGTGGATTGAATGCCTTAAACAACTCAGCTATGATAGATGGAGGAGAATTTGATGGTGCCAAAGCCTACAAGGACAGCAAAGTTTGTAACATGCTAACCATGCAAGAGTTCCATAAACGCTTCCATGAGGAGACAGGGATCACATTTGCTTCCCTATACCCTGGATGCATTGCTACAACAGGATTGTTCAGGGAACACATACCATTGTTCAGGCTTCTCTTCCCACCATTTCAGAAGTACATCACTAAAGGTTATGTGTCTGAAGAAGAAGCTGGGAAAAGACTTGCACAG GTAGTAAGTGATCCAAGCCTATCCAAGTCTGGTGTATACTGGAGTTGGAACACCAACTCTGCCTCGTTTGAGAACCAGCTTTCTGAAGAAGCCAGTGATGCAGAGAAGGCACGAAAGTTGTGGGAAATAAGTGAGAAACTTGTTGGATTAGCATAA